The following proteins come from a genomic window of Longimicrobium terrae:
- a CDS encoding ATP-binding protein, translating to MNQPDSSASPGPGRGSLRAELLLNLTFLALAAAILAVGTHTVLSVLGPSPAWVLGALIAVDVAVYVLLANHLIERLVLRPVQAAVAAAEAIAAGDYARRAPVGENLEMAALSHALNRMTDQLLDNQERLAHNVSSLDETNRVLVSTQRELVDAEKMAGLGRLAAGVAHEVGNPLGALMGYASVLRRRGADPELVGGVEGEARRIDRIVRGLLDYARPGTRVRESVDVNATIRAAAGVLTRQGTMENVEFRLQLEDALPPVHGTPHLLEQVFVNLFDNARRAMEGHGTLHVRTNVERYRPERGIPARRADDPPGISYAHLRRPRAASVRDPHRIEAGTEVIRIVVADTGTGIPVDDIDKVFDPFFTTRAPGDGTGLGLAIVASTVADFGGRIEVASAPEGGAAFTLTLPTEQAER from the coding sequence GTGAACCAGCCCGATTCTTCCGCGAGCCCCGGCCCCGGCCGGGGCTCGCTTCGCGCCGAGCTCCTCCTCAACCTCACCTTTCTGGCGCTCGCCGCCGCCATTCTGGCCGTCGGCACGCACACGGTGCTCAGCGTGCTGGGCCCCTCACCCGCCTGGGTGCTGGGCGCGCTGATCGCCGTGGACGTCGCCGTCTACGTCCTGCTGGCCAACCACCTCATCGAGCGCCTGGTGCTGCGCCCGGTGCAGGCCGCCGTCGCCGCCGCCGAGGCCATCGCCGCCGGCGACTACGCGCGCCGGGCGCCCGTGGGCGAAAACCTGGAGATGGCCGCGCTGTCCCACGCGCTCAACCGCATGACGGACCAGCTTCTGGACAACCAGGAGCGGCTGGCCCACAACGTCAGTTCGCTGGATGAAACCAACCGCGTCCTCGTCAGCACCCAGCGCGAACTGGTGGATGCGGAAAAGATGGCCGGGCTGGGCCGCCTGGCCGCCGGCGTGGCGCACGAAGTCGGCAATCCGCTGGGCGCGCTCATGGGCTACGCCAGCGTCCTGCGCCGCCGCGGCGCCGATCCGGAGCTCGTGGGTGGCGTAGAAGGAGAGGCGCGCCGCATCGACCGCATCGTCCGCGGGCTGCTGGACTACGCGCGCCCGGGCACGCGCGTGCGGGAAAGCGTGGACGTGAACGCCACCATCCGCGCCGCCGCCGGCGTCCTCACCCGGCAGGGGACGATGGAAAACGTCGAGTTCCGCCTTCAGCTGGAGGACGCGCTTCCGCCCGTCCACGGCACGCCGCACCTGCTGGAACAGGTGTTCGTCAACCTGTTCGACAACGCGCGCCGGGCCATGGAGGGCCACGGAACGCTGCACGTGCGCACGAACGTGGAGCGGTACCGGCCGGAGCGCGGCATTCCCGCCCGCCGCGCGGACGATCCACCGGGGATTTCGTACGCGCACCTGCGCCGCCCCCGCGCCGCCTCCGTGCGCGACCCGCACCGCATCGAGGCGGGCACCGAGGTCATCCGCATCGTGGTCGCCGACACCGGCACGGGGATTCCGGTGGATGACATCGACAAGGTGTTCGACCCGTTCTTCACCACCCGCGCGCCGGGCGACGGAACGGGACTGGGCCTTGCCATTGTCGCGAGCACCGTCGCAGACTTCGGCGGGCGCATCGAGGTGGCGTCGGCGCCGGAGGGCGGCGCGGCGTTCACACTCACCCTTCCCACCGAACAGGCAGAGCGTTGA